Proteins found in one Quercus robur chromosome 2, dhQueRobu3.1, whole genome shotgun sequence genomic segment:
- the LOC126694975 gene encoding uncharacterized protein LOC126694975 encodes MDGKGVGGGGGAKGGGSDGGKVGGVGVQSGGDNSSKGSGSDAGKMVAPGTGGASQISRDSFESNPKGYFSALHANEKANEKGNK; translated from the coding sequence ATGGACGGCAaaggtgttggtggtggtggaggtgccAAAGGAGGAGGAAGTGATGGGGGAAAAGTTGGTGGTGTTGGTGTCCAAAGTGGTGGTGATAACTCTTCAAAGGGCAGTGGCAGCGATGCTGGAAAGATGGTTGCTCCTGGGACTGGTGGAGCGTCACAAATTTCAAGGGACTCCTTTGAAAGTAACCCCAAGGGATATTTCTCAGCCCTTCATGCTAATGAAAAGGCTAATGAGAAGGGAAATAAATAG